In the Brassica napus cultivar Da-Ae chromosome A7, Da-Ae, whole genome shotgun sequence genome, one interval contains:
- the LOC106450589 gene encoding ankyrin repeat domain-containing protein 13C-B-like, whose product MEGIDVSKYTHSPVHRAVASRDHATLRSILSSLPKPRDPSEIQSESDSLSEEATSDAISSVIDRRDVPRRDTPLHLAVKLCDATSAEMLMVAGADWTLQNEDGWNALQEAVCSRQESIAMIIVRHYQPLAWAKWCRRLPRLVATMRKMKDFYLEMSFHFESSVVPFVSKVAPSDTYKVWKVGSNLRADMTMAGFDGFKIQRSDQSILFLGDGSEDGKVPRGSLYMVNHKDKEVMNALDGASSVASDEDVKKEVAAMCRSNIFRPGIDVTQAVLNPQTNWRRQEKSEMVGPWRAKVYEMNNVVVSIKSRKVPGSSGDKENGGGGGGDDELCDVLTDEEQKQLEAALKLDLPEFPNVDSENGFVETPCVDSSPSHKKQEKKGWLGGWRKKEATMIKQEKEIKYAPPRSSLCVNEKVSNLLGDTNQIKPGRHSVDNDHIRKPRVSSKSHQESEYKKGLRPVLWLSTNFPLQTEELLPLLDILANKVKAIRRLRELLTTKLPAGTFPVKVAIPVVPTIKVLVTFTKFEEVDPADEFKTPPSSPTATCGYESPADFTNNASSSSWFRRARSNKDGSSKKPQTLQDPFAIPAGYTWVSGESKKKKPDTQKVKKGKKTEQVS is encoded by the exons ATGGAAGGCATTGATGTTTCCAAGTACACACACAGCCCCGTGCACCGAGCCGTTGCTTCAAGAGACCACGCGACTCTCAGATCAATCCTCTCTTCCCTCCCAAAGCCACGAGACCCTTCCGAGATCCAATCAGAATCAGACTCCTTATCCGAGGAAGCTACTTCCGACGCCATCTCCTCGGTTATCGACCGAAGAGACGTGCCACGCCGCGACACGCCGCTTCATTTAGCGGTGAAGCTCTGTGATGCAACATCAGCCGAGATGCTGATGGTTGCCGGAGCTGACTGGACTCTGCAGAACGAAGATGGCTGGAACGCGTTGCAAGAAGCTGTCTGCAGCAGACAAGAGTCTATCGCCATGATCATCGTGCGTCATTACCAGCCTCTAGCGTGGGCTAAATGGTGCAGGAGGCTGCCTCGTTTGGTAGCGACGATGAGGAAGATGAAAGACTTTTACTTGGAGATGAGTTTTCACTTTGAGAGCTCCGTTGTGCCTTTTGTCTCAAAGGTCGCTCCTTCTGATACTTACAAGGTGTGGAAAGTGGGGTCTAATCTGAGAGCGGATATGACTATGGCTGGCTTCGACGGTTTCAAGATCCAGAGGTCTGATCAGAGTATACTGTTTCTTGGCGATGGGTCTGAAGATGGGAAAGTACCTCGTGGTTCGCTTTACATGGTGAATCATAAGGATAAAGAAGTGATGAATGCGTTGGACGGTGCGTCTAGCGTTGCCTCGGATGAAGATGTGAAGAAAGAAGTGGCTGCGATGTGTAGGAGCAATATCTTTAGACCGGGGATCGATGTGACGCAAGCGGTTTTAAACCCGCAGACGAATTGGAGGAGGCAGGAGAAGAGTGAGATGGTTGGTCCTTGGAGAGCTAAGGTCTATGAGATGAACAATGTGGTTGTTAGTATCAAGTCTAGAAAAGTTCCTGGCTCATCGGGTGATAAAGAgaacggtggtggtggtggtggtgatgatgagCTCTGCGATGTGCTAACGGATGAAGAGCAGAAGCAGCTAGAGGCTGCTCTTAAGCTGGACTTACCAGAGTTCCCAAATGTGGATAGTGAGAATGGTTTTGTAGAGACTCCTTGTGTGGATTCTAGTCCGTCTCACAAGAAACAGGAGAAGAAAGGGTGGTTAGGTGGTTGGAGAAAGAAAGAGGCGACAATGATTAAGCAGGAGAAGGAGATTAAGTACGCGCCTCCGAGAAGCTCTCTTTGTGTGAATGAGAAGGTAAGCAATCTTCTAGGAGACACTAATCAGATAAAGCCAGGAAGACACTCGGTAGATAATGATCATATCAGGAAGCCAAGAGTGTCTAGTAAGAGTCACCAAGAGAGCGAATACAAGAAAGGTTTGCGTCCTGTGCTCTGGCTATCTACAAACTTCCCGTTACAGACAGAAGAGCTGCTTCCTTTGCTTGACATACTCGCAAACAAAGTCAAGGCTATTCGGCGTCTCAGGGAGCTTCTTACCACAAAGCTTCCCGCAGGAACGTTTCCAGTAAAG GTTGCTATTCCAGTGGTACCGACGATAAAAGTGCTAGTTACGTTCACAAAGTTTGAAGAAGTTGATCCTGCAGATGAGTTTAAGACGCCTCCCTCAAGTCCTACTGCTACTTGTGGCTATGAGAGTCCAGCTGACTTCACCAACAACGCATCATCGTCTTCTTGGTTTCGTCGAGCTAGGTCAAACAAAGATGGTTCTAGCAAAAAGCCTCAAACTTTGCAAGACCCATTTGCTATCCCGGCAGGCTATACGTGGGTCAGTGGTgaatcaaagaaaaagaaaccagATACACAGAAAGTCAAAAAGGGTAAAAAGACAGAGCAAGTTAGCTAA
- the LOC106454477 gene encoding 9-cis-epoxycarotenoid dioxygenase NCED6, chloroplastic-like — MLLHVYNAKYHSLHSDLATMQHSLRSNLLPPETSSRFHLRPQIKHANITKSQLLINNPFKKTTKPPDFPPLLTSPATSPPSPVKLKPTHHHLNPLQKLAASMLDKIESSLVVPMEQNHPLPKPTDPSIQLSGNFAPVNECPVQNGLEVIGNIPPCLRGVYIRNGANPMFPPLGGHHLFDGDGMIHAVSIGSDNRVSYSCRYTKTNRLVQEAELGRSVFPKPIGELHGHSGLARLALFAARAEIGLVDATRGMGVANAGVVYFNGRLLAMSEDDLPYHVKINGHGDLETIGRFQFDEQIDCPVIAHPKVDPTTGDLHTLSYNVLKKPHLKYLKFDTCGKKTRDLDITLEQPTMIHDFAITENFVVIPDQQMVFKLSEMIRGGSPVIYDKEKMSRFGVLSKQDPTGSSVNWVDVPDCFCFHLWNAWEEIAEDGDPVIVVIGSCMNPPDTIFSESGEPTRIELTEIRLNLRTKESNRKVIVTGMNLEAGQVNRNFLGRKTRFVYLAVADPWPRCSGIAKVDLENGTVIQFKYGPGRFGGEPYFVADGEGEDEGYVMGFVRDEERDESEFVVVDASEMKQVAAVRLPERVPYGFHGTFVSENQLKEQV, encoded by the coding sequence ATGCTCCTTCATGTTTACAATGCAAAATATCATTCACTCCACTCTGACCTCGCCACCATGCAACACTCTCTCCGCTCCAATCTTCTTCCGCCGGAAACATCCTCACGTTTTCATTTACGCCCACAAATCAAGCATGCAAATATTACTAAGTCCCAACTTCTCATTAATAACCCtttcaagaaaacaacaaaacctCCAGACTTCCCTCCTCTCCTCACTTCACCGGCGACGTCACCTCCGTCTCCGGTTAAGCTCAAGCCGACCCATCATCACTTAAACCCTCTCCAGAAGCTAGCAGCTTCCATGCTCGACAAAATCGAGTCCTCCCTCGTTGTACCAATGGAACAAAACCACCCGCTACCTAAACCGACCGATCCATCTATTCAATTATCTGGAAATTTCGCTCCCGTTAATGAATGTCCGGTTCAAAACGGTTTAGAAGTCATCGGTAATATTCCTCCTTGTCTACGTGGAGTCTACATCCGTAACGGCGCTAATCCTATGTTTCCGCCGTTAGGTGGACACCATTTGTTTGACGGTGACGGAATGATTCACGCAGTTAGCATCGGTTCTGATAACCGGGTTAGTTACAGCTGCCGGTACACTAAAACAAACCGGCTTGTTCAGGAAGCCGAGCTTGGCCGGTCGGTTTTCCCTAAACCCATCGGCGAGCTTCACGGTCACTCGGGTTTGGCTCGACTCGCTTTATTCGCCGCTCGAGCTGAGATTGGTCTTGTGGACGCGACACGTGGCATGGGTGTAGCTAACGCCGGCGTCGTTTACTTTAACGGAAGATTATTAGCCATGTCAGAGGATGATCTCCCTTACCACGTGAAGATCAACGGCCATGGAGATCTCGAGACGATCGGACGGTTCCAATTCGATGAACAGATTGATTGTCCAGTAATAGCGCATCCTAAAGTGGACCCTACCACAGGAGATCTTCACACGCTGAGTTACAACGTTTTGAAGAAACCTCATCTCAAATATCTTAAATTCGACACGTGCGGGAAAAAGACACGTGACCTTGACATCACACTCGAGCAACCCACGATGATTCACGATTTTGCAATAACCGAAAATTTTGTCGTGATCCCAGATCAGCAAATGGTATTCAAATTATCCGAAATGATTCGGGGCGGGTCACCGGTTATCTACGACAAAGAGAAGATGTCCAGATTCGGGGTTTTGTCAAAACAGGATCCGACCGGGTCGAGTGTAAATTGGGTCGATGTACCCGACTGCTTCTGTTTCCATCTATGGAACGCGTGGGAAGAGATAGCCGAGGACGGTGACCCGGTTATCGTCGTCATTGGGTCGTGCATGAACCCGCCCGATACGATTTTCAGCGAATCTGGAGAACCGACTCGGATTGAATTAACTGAAATACGGTTAAACCTGCGGACAAAAGAATCGAACCGGAAGGTTATTGTAACCGGGATGAATTTAGAAGCGGGTCAAGTAAACCGGAATTTCCTGGGCCGAAAAACCCGGTTCGTTTATTTAGCGGTAGCGGATCCTTGGCCGAGATGCAGTGGCATCGCAAAAGTTGATTTAGAGAACGGAACCGTTATCCAATTCAAATACGGACCGGGCCGGTTCGGCGGCGAACCGTATTTCGTAGCGGACGGAGAAGGAGAAGACGAAGGGTATGTAATGGGGTTTGTGAGGGACGAAGAGAGAGATGAGTCGGAGTTTGTGGTAGTTGACGCATCGGAGATGAAGCAAGTAGCGGCCGTGCGACTACCGGAGAGAGTACCGTACGGTTTCCACGGAACGTTCGTGAGCGAGAATCAGTTGAAGGAACAAGTTTAA
- the LOC106450590 gene encoding APO protein 1, chloroplastic: MLLVSPPGRGVVYPHSIASNPIDFSARGSYALAFQIPRPILKKECSMRFVCFNQKKPKQHPNFKKRHVSTQNVDLPPVLPKNKKKPYPIPFKQIQEAAKKDKKLAQMGIEKHLDPPKNGLLVPTLVPVAYEVIDNWKLLIKGLAQLLHVVPVFACSECAAVHVASAGHNIRDCSGPTSSQRHGSHLWVKGTINDVLVPVESYHMYDPFGRRIKHESRFDYERIPAVVELCVQAGVEIPEYPSRRRTQPVRMMGKRVIDRGGYVKEPDKPCSSTSPLADLDTLGACERHPPPTPEKVSKIAQETMDAYEKVRWGVTKLMREYTVKACGYCSEVHVGPWGHSVKLCGEFKHQWRDGKHGWQDALVEEVLPPNYVWHVRDLKGTPLTGNLKRFYGKAPALVEVCMHSGARVPQCYKAMMRLDIIVPDSQEADMVA, translated from the exons ATGCTTCTGGTTTCGCCTCCCGGTAGAG GTGTTGTTTATCCTCACTCCATTGCTTCCAACCCGATTGATTTTTCTGCTAGAGGCTCTTATGCACTTGCCTTTCag ATTCCTCGTCCGATTCTTAAAAAAGAGTGTTCAATGAGGTTCGTTTGTTTCAATCAGAAGAAGCCTAAACAGCACCCGAATTTCAAGAAACGGCATGTGTCTACACAGAACGTGGATCTTCCTCCTGTTTTAccaaagaacaagaaaaaaccTTATCCTATTCCTTTTAAGCAAATTCAGGAAGCAGCTAAGAAAGACAAGAAACTTGCACAGATGGGGATAGAGAAGCACTTGGACCCTCCCAAGAACGGCTTGCTTGTCCCCACTCTTGTTCCTGTCGCCTATGAAGTCATAGATAACTGGAAGTTGCTCATCAAGGGTTTAGCGCAGCTTCTCCATGTTGTTCCCGTCTTTGCTTGCAG TGAATGTGCGGCGGTTCATGTGGCTAGTGCTGGTCACAATATTAGGGATTGCAGTGGTCCAACAAGTTCACAGCGACATGGTTCTCATTTGTGGGTCAAAGGCACCATCAATGATGTTCTGGTTCCTGTTGAGTCGTACCACATGTATGACCCTTTCGGGCGGCGTATAAAGCACGAATCCCGGTTTGACTACGAAAGAATCCCAGCGGTTGTTGAGCTATGCGTCCAGGCTGGTGTTGAGATTCCAGAGTATCCTTCTCGCAGAAGAACACAACCAGTTCGAATGATGGGAAAGAGAGTGATCGATCGAGGTGGATATGTAAAAGAGCCTGATAAGCCTTGCAGCTCGACATCTCCACTAGCTGATCTCGACACACTTGGTGCTTGCGAGAGGCATCCACCTCCCACACCAGAGAAGGTATCTAAGATAGCACAGGAAACAATGGATGCTTACGAGAAAGTGAGATGGGGTGTGACCAAACTGATGAGGGAGTACACGGTGAAAGCATGCGGATACTGCTCTGAAGTGCATGTAGGACCATGGGGACATAGTGTGAAGCTGTGTGGAGAGTTCAAACACCAATGGAGAGACGGGAAACACGGATGGCAAGATGCTCTTGTGGAGGAGGTCCTTCCTCCTAACTATGTATGGCATGTGAGAGACCTTAAGGGAACTCCGCTTACCGGAAATCTCAAGAGGTTTTATGGTAAAGCCCCTGCTTTGGTTGAGGTTTGTATGCACAGCGGAGCTCGGGTTCCTCAATGCTACAAGGCCATGATGAGGCTTGACATCATCGTTCCTGATTCACAGGAAGCCGACATGGTCGCGTAG